In Hamadaea flava, a genomic segment contains:
- a CDS encoding replication-relaxation family protein, with protein MSAVPVRDLVNVIHRLTPRDEQLLMWLHHHQLLTGNQILRALFGSQRAAQLRLSTLRDLGFVARVARYLGGPAARVGWTLGLNGARYTHAVLGLASPRSAVLAQRNAAIAASPRLGHQIGVNEFFIRLHAYARHHAGCELAEWWSEQQTAAGYPDVHPDAYGQWSAGGRRVGFFLEFETGSQHPTALIARLDDYRSATESGTCLPILIWVSTASHEHAVHQTLAPHIGDLLVVTGLHPDEPAEAGLLQIGRQGVRMRLSDLPALPSPDVR; from the coding sequence ATGTCCGCTGTACCCGTACGTGACCTTGTCAACGTCATCCACCGGCTCACCCCCCGCGATGAGCAGCTACTGATGTGGCTACACCATCACCAGCTGCTGACCGGAAACCAGATACTGCGCGCGCTGTTCGGCTCCCAACGCGCGGCGCAGCTGCGCCTGTCGACCCTGCGGGACCTGGGGTTCGTGGCCCGGGTCGCCCGCTACCTCGGCGGTCCGGCCGCCCGGGTCGGCTGGACCCTCGGGCTCAACGGTGCCCGCTACACCCACGCGGTCCTCGGACTCGCGTCGCCGCGATCGGCTGTGCTGGCCCAACGCAACGCCGCGATCGCCGCCAGCCCCCGGCTGGGCCATCAGATCGGGGTGAACGAGTTCTTCATCCGCCTGCACGCCTACGCCCGCCACCACGCCGGCTGCGAACTGGCCGAATGGTGGTCGGAGCAGCAGACCGCTGCCGGGTATCCGGATGTGCATCCCGACGCCTACGGCCAATGGTCGGCAGGTGGGCGGCGGGTCGGGTTCTTCCTCGAGTTCGAGACCGGCAGCCAGCACCCTACGGCGCTGATCGCCCGCTTGGACGACTACCGGTCGGCGACAGAATCCGGCACCTGTCTGCCGATCCTGATCTGGGTGTCCACTGCCAGCCACGAACACGCCGTGCACCAGACCCTGGCCCCGCACATCGGTGACCTGCTCGTGGTGACCGGCCTGCACCCCGACGAGCCCGCCGAAGCCGGGCTGCTCCAGATCGGCAGGCAGGGGGTGCGGATGCGGCTGTCCGATCTGCCTGCGCTGCCGTCGCCCGATGTTCGCTGA
- a CDS encoding type IV secretion system DNA-binding domain-containing protein: MSANPLSNQLTTIWAQVIYYRFLIAVAVVMAVAGWITIPNLIARWRHQHHATGARTIVIAPPPQVDPAGAADLWRALTGLLIPATWRRRLWGTAHIGLEYTWLGRQLTIALWVPGTVPPGAAEAAVRAAWPSATVTTRQNAADPIPAEAQVAGGQLTPRYPDALPMRLDYDTDPLRPLLSAGAQTRGDESTVVQILARPATARRARRLRQVPRAMRGAGTGSAADRALRLAVTLTLLPITLLLELFTPARTSTAGLRRPPVRDPLTERDIRAVTDKAATDPLFEVAIRYAVTVTAHESADTAQVTPRLRGRGHQIAAAFAAHTGRNSLRRRRLHHPALVLSARRLRRGFMASLPELAALAKLPDDLAVPGLDRARAKAVPVPVAVPTGGRGTRVLGLAQVGGHKVALPVDDARQHLHIAGKTGAGKSTLLANMVLADVKARRGAVVIDPRGDLILDILDRLPASAADRVVIIDPDQPGHVAWNPLEGDDEHLAVDNITSVFARIFSKFWGPRIDDTLRVSLLTLRGHANATLSEVPPLLNSDAFRARFTADLDDPAGLHGFWAWYDGMNPAARAQVIGPVLSRLRQFLLRPFVMQTIGSPKSTFDMGQILDGGLLLCRLPKGQLGEDTTRVLGSLLVGRVWQAATARAAHPEHTRRDATLYLDEAQNFLNLNNSVADMLAEARGYRLSMVLAHQHLDQLPPDVLSAIAANARSKLFFTVSPRDAKVLAEHTEPELDAHDLSHLDVRHVAARLLISGQETRAFTMTTLPMPPVVGETLAIRQHVAAAHPPQPDSALRKSAKRAMKADQAKRAARDARQQPTTPTPPQS; this comes from the coding sequence ATGTCTGCCAACCCCCTCTCCAATCAGCTGACCACGATCTGGGCACAGGTCATCTACTACAGATTTCTCATCGCCGTCGCCGTCGTGATGGCGGTCGCGGGCTGGATCACGATCCCGAATCTGATCGCTCGATGGCGGCACCAGCACCATGCCACCGGCGCGCGCACGATCGTCATCGCGCCACCACCACAGGTTGACCCGGCCGGTGCCGCTGATCTGTGGCGGGCGCTGACCGGACTGTTGATCCCTGCGACCTGGCGCCGCCGCCTGTGGGGCACCGCCCACATCGGCCTCGAATACACGTGGCTGGGGCGGCAGTTGACCATCGCCCTGTGGGTGCCGGGCACGGTGCCGCCCGGCGCGGCCGAAGCCGCCGTGCGTGCCGCGTGGCCCAGCGCCACCGTCACCACCCGTCAGAACGCCGCGGATCCGATTCCCGCCGAGGCTCAGGTGGCCGGAGGGCAGCTGACGCCCCGCTATCCGGACGCGTTGCCGATGCGCCTCGATTACGACACCGATCCGCTACGGCCGCTGCTGTCGGCCGGGGCGCAGACCCGCGGCGATGAAAGCACCGTCGTGCAGATCCTCGCGCGCCCGGCCACCGCCCGCCGTGCCCGCCGCCTGCGCCAGGTTCCCCGCGCCATGCGCGGCGCGGGCACCGGTTCTGCCGCCGATCGGGCGCTGCGGCTGGCCGTCACCCTGACGCTGCTACCCATCACCCTGCTGCTCGAACTATTCACCCCCGCCCGCACCAGCACAGCGGGGCTGCGGCGGCCGCCAGTGCGGGATCCGCTGACCGAACGCGACATCCGCGCGGTCACCGACAAGGCCGCCACCGACCCGCTGTTCGAGGTCGCGATCCGCTACGCGGTGACCGTCACCGCCCACGAATCCGCCGACACAGCGCAGGTGACACCGCGGCTGCGAGGTAGGGGGCATCAGATCGCGGCGGCGTTCGCCGCGCACACTGGCCGCAACAGTCTGCGCCGGCGCCGCCTGCACCACCCGGCGCTGGTCCTTTCCGCCCGTCGGCTGCGCCGCGGGTTCATGGCCTCCCTGCCGGAACTGGCTGCCCTGGCGAAGTTGCCCGACGATCTGGCCGTGCCAGGGTTGGACCGGGCCCGCGCCAAAGCCGTCCCCGTGCCGGTCGCGGTACCGACCGGCGGACGTGGCACCCGCGTGCTGGGTCTGGCTCAGGTCGGCGGCCACAAGGTCGCCCTGCCCGTCGACGACGCCCGCCAGCACCTGCACATCGCCGGCAAGACCGGCGCAGGCAAGTCGACACTGCTGGCGAACATGGTCCTGGCCGACGTCAAAGCCCGCCGCGGCGCGGTCGTCATCGACCCACGCGGGGACCTGATCCTCGACATCCTCGACCGGCTGCCCGCTTCGGCTGCGGACCGGGTGGTCATCATCGACCCCGATCAGCCCGGCCACGTCGCCTGGAACCCCCTGGAGGGCGACGACGAACATTTGGCCGTCGACAACATCACCAGCGTGTTCGCCCGGATCTTCTCCAAGTTCTGGGGACCACGGATCGACGACACCTTGCGGGTGTCGCTTTTGACCCTGCGCGGGCACGCCAACGCCACCCTGTCGGAAGTCCCGCCGCTGCTCAACAGCGACGCGTTCCGGGCCCGGTTCACCGCCGACCTCGACGACCCGGCCGGGCTGCACGGCTTCTGGGCCTGGTACGACGGCATGAACCCCGCCGCCCGCGCGCAGGTCATCGGCCCGGTCTTGTCAAGGTTGCGCCAGTTCCTGTTGCGCCCGTTCGTGATGCAAACCATTGGCAGCCCGAAATCCACCTTCGACATGGGCCAGATCCTCGACGGCGGGCTGCTGCTATGCCGGCTACCCAAGGGCCAACTCGGCGAAGACACCACCCGCGTGCTGGGCAGCCTCCTGGTGGGCCGGGTGTGGCAGGCCGCTACTGCCCGCGCCGCCCATCCCGAACACACCCGCCGCGACGCGACCCTCTACCTCGACGAGGCCCAAAACTTCCTCAACCTGAACAACTCGGTCGCTGACATGCTGGCCGAAGCCCGCGGCTACCGTCTGTCGATGGTCCTCGCCCATCAACACCTGGACCAGTTGCCACCCGACGTGCTGTCAGCGATCGCCGCGAACGCCCGTTCGAAACTGTTCTTCACCGTGTCCCCACGGGATGCGAAGGTTCTGGCCGAGCACACCGAACCTGAACTGGACGCGCACGACCTGTCGCACCTCGACGTCCGGCACGTCGCCGCAAGGCTGCTGATCAGCGGGCAGGAAACCCGGGCGTTCACCATGACCACCCTGCCGATGCCACCTGTGGTGGGGGAGACCCTCGCGATCCGGCAACACGTCGCAGCCGCCCACCCGCCGCAGCCGGACTCGGCGCTGCGTAAGAGCGCCAAACGGGCCATGAAAGCCGACCAGGCCAAACGGGCCGCCCGCGACGCCCGCCAGCAGCCCACCACGCCAACGCCGCCACAGTCATAG
- a CDS encoding VirB4 family type IV secretion system protein, with product MIGDDHAATFAITGYPPEVGPGWLAALFTLPQWLDVAVHIEPIPAPVAADFLRRQRARLESSRRLDADSGKLGDPQVDAVAADAAGLADRVARGASRLTRTGIYLTVHAHTETQLAEATTQLLSTASSMLLDLRPVTWRQLQGWTATLPLGVDPIGMRRVFDTDSLAAAFPLAASDLPAPLPGDPPTIGGQLYGLTAGGTGITWWDRWSAANHNQVVLARSGAGKSYLTKLEILRALPQDIGVSVVDPDDEYAALAAQVGGTTIALGAPEVRFNPLDLPAKIRRPDELDRRIEFLHTLLDVMLAGRTGTGLTADEHTVVDKAAIACYRKAGITADPATWDRSAPLLADLADVLRASSDTGKRLADRLHPWTHGSHSALFAGPTTTRPDGQLTVWSLRHLADEVRPVGMLLALDAIDTLIDTASGDGMLHRRLVIVDEAWVLMRDGEGAKFLLKMAKTARKRGAGLTVVTQDTADLLASELGMAVVNNSATQILLQQSAQAIDIVADRFALTAGEARALLTADRGTALLVCGVSRTLFQVVASTTEDSVARTGLSALSR from the coding sequence ATGATCGGCGACGACCATGCGGCGACGTTCGCGATCACCGGCTATCCGCCCGAGGTCGGCCCCGGGTGGCTGGCGGCGCTGTTCACCCTGCCGCAGTGGCTGGACGTCGCGGTGCACATCGAACCGATCCCGGCACCGGTCGCCGCGGACTTCCTGCGCCGGCAACGCGCCCGTCTCGAGTCGTCGCGCCGCCTGGACGCCGACAGCGGCAAACTCGGCGACCCGCAGGTCGATGCGGTCGCCGCCGATGCGGCCGGGCTGGCCGACCGGGTCGCCCGCGGCGCCAGCCGCCTGACCCGGACCGGCATCTACCTCACCGTCCACGCCCACACCGAAACACAGCTCGCCGAGGCCACCACCCAACTGCTGTCCACCGCGTCGAGCATGCTCCTTGACCTGCGGCCGGTGACCTGGCGGCAGCTGCAGGGCTGGACCGCCACCCTGCCCCTCGGTGTGGACCCGATCGGGATGCGGCGGGTCTTTGACACTGACAGCCTCGCTGCGGCATTCCCGCTCGCCGCCTCGGACCTGCCCGCACCGCTACCCGGGGACCCACCCACCATCGGCGGGCAGCTGTACGGGCTCACCGCCGGCGGCACCGGGATCACCTGGTGGGACCGATGGTCGGCCGCCAACCACAACCAAGTCGTCCTCGCCCGATCCGGAGCCGGCAAGTCCTACCTGACCAAACTGGAGATCCTGCGCGCCCTGCCCCAGGACATCGGCGTATCGGTCGTCGACCCCGACGACGAATACGCCGCTCTCGCCGCCCAGGTCGGCGGCACCACCATCGCCCTCGGCGCACCCGAGGTCCGGTTCAACCCCCTCGACCTGCCAGCCAAGATCCGCCGCCCCGACGAACTCGACCGGCGGATCGAATTCCTGCACACGCTTCTCGACGTGATGCTGGCCGGCCGCACCGGCACCGGGCTGACCGCTGACGAGCACACCGTCGTCGACAAAGCGGCGATCGCCTGCTATCGCAAGGCGGGGATCACCGCCGACCCGGCCACCTGGGACCGGTCGGCACCTCTACTGGCCGACCTGGCCGACGTGCTGCGCGCCAGCAGCGACACCGGCAAGCGTCTGGCTGACCGGCTCCACCCCTGGACACACGGCAGCCACAGTGCCCTGTTCGCCGGACCCACCACCACCCGCCCTGACGGGCAGTTGACCGTGTGGTCGTTGCGCCATCTAGCCGACGAGGTCCGCCCGGTCGGCATGCTCCTCGCCCTCGACGCTATCGACACCCTCATCGACACTGCCAGCGGCGACGGCATGTTGCACCGGCGGCTGGTGATCGTCGACGAGGCATGGGTGCTCATGCGCGACGGCGAGGGTGCCAAGTTCCTGCTCAAGATGGCCAAGACCGCCCGCAAACGCGGCGCGGGCCTGACCGTGGTCACGCAGGACACCGCCGACCTCCTCGCATCCGAGCTCGGCATGGCGGTGGTGAACAACAGCGCCACCCAGATCCTGCTGCAGCAATCGGCCCAAGCCATCGACATCGTCGCTGACCGGTTCGCGCTGACAGCCGGCGAAGCACGCGCCCTACTCACGGCAGACCGGGGAACCGCGCTTCTGGTCTGCGGCGTCAGCCGGACCTTGTTCCAGGTCGTCGCCTCGACCACCGAGGACTCCGTTGCACGCACCGGTCTGAGCGCCCTATCCCGCTGA